The DNA sequence CCTTTGTATTACGAAATTTTGGAAGATTTCAAAAATTGCGGTGCGGACATTGTGCTGCTGGGTTGCACGGAAGTTTCCTTGATGAACAGTGAAGATGAAGAACAACGCTATCCGATCGTCGACGCGGAAAAGGTGCTTTTGGACAAAACAATCGCGTTGGCCAAAGAATTAAAAGCATAAAAAAACGTTTTCCTTTTTTGATGTAAAGGAAAATACATTGACAAAGTTTTTTTTCACTAGTATAATTCAATTTGTTATTTTAGGGGTGATGGAAATGAAGTGGCCATTAAAAGAATTACAAGAACATCGTGGTGAACCGTACTATTTCTCTCGGATGATAGACCGGGAAAGTTCATTGATGCAAAGAAATAATGAAATCAAAGCAGTGTCGCCGATTAAGGCGGAAGGTTTCTTATTATACGAAAATCATTCTGTGCTTGCCAATTTCCGAATCGATTTAACGATTACCCTGCCTTCGTCAAGGTCGTTGGAATTAGTTGATGTACCCTTGCAATTAGCAATCGAAGAAGTGTACACTGAAAGTGAATCACTCTATCTCGAGCAGGACAAGCCTGCGGAAGTCGTGTTGCCGCTTGAAGGTGATGAAGTGAATCTGGTCCCCGCTATCGAGGACAACATTCTGCTGAATCTGCCTCTACAAGTGTTCACGCCGGAAGAGATGGTGTCCGATGAAATGCCTAGTGGCGCTGAATGGGAAGTTGTTTCCGAAGAATCTTTCGCAAGAAAGAGACAAGAGGAAAAAACCGATCAGATCGATCCGCGATTAGCTGGTCTGAAGGCCCTGTTAGAAGACGAAGAAAAAACAGAGTGAAATTTTTGACGCTGATTTTTAACTAAATACAGCGATTAGTACAGGGAGGTGTAAGGAAATGGCAGTACCTAAAAGAAGAACATCTAAAGCAAGAAAAGCAAAAAGACGTACGCACTTCAAGTTATCAATTCCAGGCTTGAACGCATGCCCTAACTGTGGCGAATTGAAAAAGAGCCACCACGTTTGTGCATCATGCGGTCACTATGACGGAGAAGTAGTTATCGAAAAACAAAGCTAATCCTGAAATGCCATCCGCAATTCCAGTCAGCAGAATGAATTTTCTGCTGGCTTTTTTTGTTCTCATTTTTCAAGGAGGCATAATTTTCCGGAATGATGTAAAATGTATGTATGCGGGCATATACGCCATATTTTTGTTAAGGAGCGTTGGGATGCAAAACTTCCACTATTTTGAAATTCTGTTGTATGTTTTTCCGATTTTAGAAATCATTCTGATCAATAAATTTTTTAGGCCGTATCTCAGGTATAAACAAATTATCCAATTGACGGTTGCGGACGTCGTGTTGCCGTTTTTGTTCGTAGGCATCCATCTGCTGAGTGTCTACAGTTTGACTTATTCACTCTTGCCGCACTTTCTGCTGGCGGCTTGCGTCGTCGGTCTGCTGCAGACGTTGTATTTTGACAAACGTAAAAAGATCCATCGGCCGAAGCGGTTCTATCGTTATTTCATAAAAATACTGTTTTTGATGGCACTGCTTTTTTATTATCTGTTGGTGCTGTTGCGCATTTATTTCCTTGTAAGGGGATAGTCCGAAAATTGAAGAATGAGGTGGCACGAAAACATGAAAGTATTATTGTACTCTGAAGGCATGAAATACATCGGGAAATCCGGTTTAGGCAGAGCCATCGAGCACCAGAAAAAAGCTCTCACACTGGAAGGGATATCTTTTACGACAGATTACAGAGATGATTTTGATCTGATGCACATCAATACCTACTTCGGGCAATCGTATCGTCTGCTGCATAAAGTCAAAAAGCAGGGGAAACCGATCGTTTATCATGCCCACTCCACAAAGGAGGACTTCCAGAATTCTTTTATCTTCTCCAACGCGGCTGCGCCGCTTTTCAGCAAGTGGATTCTGCACTGCTACAGCCACGGGGATGTGGTCTTGACGCCGACCCCTTATTCAAAACAATTGCTGCAGCAGGCGGGGCTGCAACAACCGATCATACCGATTTCGAACGGAATCGATTTGTCGTTTTACCAAGCGACTGCGGAAATGGGTGCGTCCTTCCGGCAGAAATATGGATATAATGCAACAGACAAGGTCGTCATGTCTGTCGGGCTTTACATCAAACGGAAAGGGATCCTTGATTTTGTCGCCTTAGCCAAAGCGATGCCCGCTTACCAGTTCATCTGGTTCGGGTACTTGAACCTCCATCAAGTTCCGCGGGAAATCCGTGAAGCGGTGGAGACAAAATTGCCCAATCTGCAATTTGCCGGTTATGTGGTTCCTGGTGAGCTACGGAATGCATACTGCGGTGCTGATTTGTTTTTCTTCCCAACCTACGAAGAAACGGAAGGAATCGTCCTTCTGGAGGCTCTTGCCATGGGACAGGAGATCCTGATCCGGGATATACCGATCTATGAAGATGATCTGGTCGATGGCAAGCACGTCTACAAAGGCAAGACGAATGACGATTTCCGAAGGTTGATCAGCGGCATTCTGGAAGGTGACCTGCCTTCTTTGAAGGCTGCCGGCCAGGATCGCATACGCCAGAAGGACCTCAGCTACATCGGTTCGGAATTGAGGAGTGCTTACGAAACTGCCATCCAGTTGCATAAGTCCGACAAAAGCCAAATCTCGGTCCCACAAACAAAATGATTTTTTGTGGGAGAAATCCCCACTTTCGATAAATTTACCGAAAACGACTGGTCCTAAGCGAGCTTTATCCGCGTGACGCTTGTGATGTCCCATCCTTGCGTCGGGCAAAAAGATAGATGATAACTGAAAACAAATTGATTTCGATTATTTAGCGAAATCAATTTGTTTTTTTTATGAATTGTTCGGGAAAATGTGGTAGAAAGTGGGGGGATGTGGTAGACTGAAAACATATTTGAAGGTGGGGGCGAGTGTCTTTATGTTGATGGGCGAATTCAAACACAATATAGATGCTAAAGGCAGATTGATCATGCCCGCAAAATTCCGCGAGGAATTAGGCGAAACTTTCATCATCACCCGTGGATTGGACGGCTGTTTGTTCGGCTATCCGTTAAGCCAATGGGAGCTGCTCCAAGAAAAATTGAAACAGCTGCCCCTTGCCAAAAAAGATGCGCGTGCTTTTACCCGTTTCTTCTATTCAGCCGCTATGGAAGCCGAATTGGATAAACAAGGGCGCATCAACATCCCTCAAACATTATTGGATTATGCGAAAATTGAAAAAGAATGTCGTATTGTCGGAGTAGCCGACCGTATTGAAATATGGAGCAACGAGAAGTGGGAAGAATTTGCTGATGAGGCTGCCGAAAACTTCGAAGATATTGCCGAAACGATGATCGACTTTGGATTGTAGGTGTAAAAATGGAAAAATTTGAACATTATAGCGTGTTGTTAAAAGAGTCCATCGATGGTTTGAACATCAAACCAGATGGCATCTATGTCGATTGCACTTTAGGTGGTGCCGGACACAGCAGCGTGATTTTATCAAAATTAAA is a window from the Trichococcus shcherbakoviae genome containing:
- the rpmF gene encoding 50S ribosomal protein L32; amino-acid sequence: MAVPKRRTSKARKAKRRTHFKLSIPGLNACPNCGELKKSHHVCASCGHYDGEVVIEKQS
- a CDS encoding glycosyltransferase translates to MKVLLYSEGMKYIGKSGLGRAIEHQKKALTLEGISFTTDYRDDFDLMHINTYFGQSYRLLHKVKKQGKPIVYHAHSTKEDFQNSFIFSNAAAPLFSKWILHCYSHGDVVLTPTPYSKQLLQQAGLQQPIIPISNGIDLSFYQATAEMGASFRQKYGYNATDKVVMSVGLYIKRKGILDFVALAKAMPAYQFIWFGYLNLHQVPREIREAVETKLPNLQFAGYVVPGELRNAYCGADLFFFPTYEETEGIVLLEALAMGQEILIRDIPIYEDDLVDGKHVYKGKTNDDFRRLISGILEGDLPSLKAAGQDRIRQKDLSYIGSELRSAYETAIQLHKSDKSQISVPQTK
- the mraZ gene encoding division/cell wall cluster transcriptional repressor MraZ, translated to MLMGEFKHNIDAKGRLIMPAKFREELGETFIITRGLDGCLFGYPLSQWELLQEKLKQLPLAKKDARAFTRFFYSAAMEAELDKQGRINIPQTLLDYAKIEKECRIVGVADRIEIWSNEKWEEFADEAAENFEDIAETMIDFGL
- a CDS encoding DUF177 domain-containing protein, which gives rise to MKWPLKELQEHRGEPYYFSRMIDRESSLMQRNNEIKAVSPIKAEGFLLYENHSVLANFRIDLTITLPSSRSLELVDVPLQLAIEEVYTESESLYLEQDKPAEVVLPLEGDEVNLVPAIEDNILLNLPLQVFTPEEMVSDEMPSGAEWEVVSEESFARKRQEEKTDQIDPRLAGLKALLEDEEKTE
- a CDS encoding DUF3397 family protein — encoded protein: MQNFHYFEILLYVFPILEIILINKFFRPYLRYKQIIQLTVADVVLPFLFVGIHLLSVYSLTYSLLPHFLLAACVVGLLQTLYFDKRKKIHRPKRFYRYFIKILFLMALLFYYLLVLLRIYFLVRG